CGTGAACGCGTATTGAAATTACTTGATCAACTGGATGCAGTCTATGCCAATGATGATGTTAATCACATTGATTGGCATCATGCAGCGGAACTGGTTGATGCCATCACTACACAAGGTGTAGAAGGCATTCGTGGCTGGGGTGATGCGCCCGGCTATGTCATGGTGCATGACGGCAAGATTGTTTTGCCCGGGATTCAGTTTGGCAATATCTTTGTGGGGCCCCAACCACCGCGTGGCTGGGAGATCAATGAGGAGCTGCTGCATGCCAACCTATCATTCCCACCGCCGCATCAGTACATGGCGTTTTATCAATGGTTGAATCAGGCTTTCGGCGCGGATGCAGTCATTCACCTGGGGCGGCATTCCACATATGAGTTTTTACCGCGTCATCGCGTTGGCATGAGTGAGGAAGACTATCCGAGTGCCATATTAGGTGATCTGCCCAGTATTTATCCTTACATTGTAGATGGCGTGGGTGAAGGGATACAAGCCAAGCGCCGCGGCTTAGCGGTCATTATTGATCATCTAACGCCGCCGCTTGAGAGTACTGAACTGTATGACAGCTTATTGGCGCTACGCCAGCTGGTGGAAAGCTATGAAGCTGCGCCCTTTAATGCAGAAGCGATACGTCAGCGCGCCATCAGTGATATCAAACGTGTCATTGATGAGTTAAATTTAAAGGAAGAATTGATTGCCAACATGTCCGACGAGCTGGATGTTCGCGGTATTACTGAATTTGATCAGATTGATGATGAATTATTGGTGCATGAGGTCGGGCACTATTTGACCATACTGCAAGAAGATTTCATGCCATTAGGTTTACATGTTTTTGGGCGTGATTGGTCTAGTGATGCAGTAGCAACCATGCTGCGGTCTATGAGCCAGAATAAACCTGCGGGCAGTGATTGGGCGCAATTGTTACGCGCATCGCCAAAAGCAGAAATACAAGCATTATTGGCCGCGCTTGGCGGTCAATATGTCTTGGCTGGTCAAGGTAATGACCCGATTCGAACTCCCGAAGCTTTGCCAACAGGGCGTAATTTTTATGCATTGGACGGTAGTCTGATTCCATCACAGCTGGGTTATCAGATCGGTGTTGAGTTGGCGGCCAAAGCCCGTGCTGCTACTGTCATAAGCACTTATCAGGCGGAAGATGCGGAAGCGGATGCTATTGTACTTTGGGCATCTGATGTGGTGCGCGACGAAGGTGCCATGATTGCATTTGGTTTTGACATGCTCGGTGTGCGGCCAATATGGAATAGCAGGGGAATTTTTAAAGGGCTGGAGCGCCTTGATTTAACCAATCTAATTGATACCGGGCCGCAGGGCAAAAAAACGCCTCGTCTGCGGCGTGATACCTTGTTTACTACCTCAGGATTATTTCGTGACCTCTACGGTGCACAATTGGTTTGGTTAGAACGTGCCGTACTGATGGCGCTGGATGCTTCTTCCGATCTGATTCGTGAACAATATCCTGCTTTAACCTACGCATTAAACAGCGCTCTGGCACCACTCGATCATATTGCTCAGCCCGGCCGCGAACCACTGGTTATTAACCGCGTTGCCGCGCGTTGGATTGCGGATGCCCGCGCTGCTTTAAATGCGGGAATTAAGCCCGCGCAAGCTGGGCGCGAAGCGACTTACCGCGTGTTTGGTGCGCCGCCTGGTTCCTACGGTGCGGGTGTTAATCGTATGGTTGAACGTTCGGGTTCCTGGCAGGATAGGGGCCAAATAGCCAAAACATATATTGATCGTATGGGCCATGCCTATGGCATCGATTTACACGGTGATGCGACTCAAGATTTATTTCGCCAACGCCTGGATACGGTTGCTAATACCTATTTAGGGCGTGCCAGTAACCTGTATGGTTTGCTCGACAATAATGATTCTTTTGATTATCTGGGCGGATTGAGTCTCGCTGTGGAAACAGTGACAGGCCAGGTACCCAATAATTTTATCCTGTCACATACAGATAGCCATAATTTAAAAATCGAACCGCTGCAAACCGCATTATTAACAGAACTACGTGGTCGTTTTTTTAATCCCCAGTGGCTCAAGCCGCTCATCGATGAAGGTTATGCCGGTGCCAGAACCATGGGCAGCGAATTCCTTGAGTACCTTTGGGGCTGGCAGGTCACCAATCCTGGTGTGGTTAAGAGCTGGGTTTGGGATGAAGTCAAGCAGGTTTATATTGATGACAAATTAAATCTGGGTTTGGATCAATTTCTGCAACAGGGCCACAACGTACATGTAAAAACTAATATGCTGGCTTTGATGTTGGTCGCGGCCCAAAAGGATTTCTGGGATGCTGATCAGCAAACGCTCGAACAGATTGCTGAACAATTTGTCGCTCTTGTTCTGGCGCATGGTCTGCCCGGCAGTGGCCATACCACACAAGATCACCCAATTTACCAATGGTTGCAGGGGTATACCGCGACAGATCAGTATACGCAGCTACAAGCCTTATTGCAGGCAACCAAAGTGACGCCAGAAGTCGTCGATACGCCAATCATGATTACTGAAATCACGGTGGAGGGCGATACGACTGAAACACCTGCGGACTCACAGTCTGAGCATGATGCCGAGCAAGATACCGCATCACCTGATCATATTTTGCTTTATGCCTTATCAGTAATGCTCATTTTATTATTAATGATTGGCTGGTTACGCGGGGCAAGATTGCCAGCAGCCAATATCACAAGCAAGAGAGACTAATTCGATGTTTAGCTCAAGTTCAATTGGCATTATGCACAATCTGGTTGGTTATTTATTGACGCCCGTGATTTGGATATTATTATTGCTCTCAGCGCTTGCAATAGTTGAAATTGGCATGGCATTTTCTGAACGTTTCAAAGCAATTCCTGCCTGGGTGTCCAGCGGCGATATGATCGGACTAGAGCGCTTAGCCATGCATCGTATCGAGCGCAGTGATTTTCTGGCGCGGATCGCACCCATGCTGGGATTAATGGGCACTCTGATACCGCTAGGTCCTGGATTAGCTGCCTTGGGATCAGGCGAATTAAGCATTCTGACAACAGCCATGAGTGTAGCTTTTGACACGACCGTCCTGGGGTTGTTGGTGGGTATTATCGGATTTGTGCTGGGCCGAGTTCGACGCCGTTGGTACGATGAAGCCTTGCGTTGTATGGAGGCTCAAAATGCTTGTGGTGGCATTCATGGCTAGGCGCTGGCAACACGACCGTTTTAATTCAGGTGATGAGGAGCCACTTGGACCGATGGCCAATTTACTGGATTTGATGCTGGTATTTGCCTGCGGACTCATTGCCACTTTGATAGCAATGAGCAGTCAGTTGGAAGAACACTTTCAAACATCGCAGAAAACGGCCGGCCAGTCCAATACCCAGGTGATTAAAACCGGTAGTGAGCTACCCAAATTACCTACTGAAGCTCAGGGCGGCACAGATGGGCTTGAATCAGTTGGGCAAGTTTATCGTGACCTTAAAACGGGCAAATTGATTCTGATCGGCAAATAGTCTTCTTGAATCAAAGCCGTTCTGTATGTTTATTTCCGGATTTTTCTGCAAACTTGATTAACTATTTAATAGGCTAAAAATCAGCCCTTAATCCAGCAACAAGGACTCTTCCTGGTAATGGTGCAAAACATGAATTGTAGTCAGATTGGTCGAGACTTTTGAAAAATCGCTCACCAGAAGTTTTTGGCTATTGATTATAAAGGGCTCATTTTTCAACTATTGGAGTTTTGCAAAGGTCTCATTTAATATTGCTTTTTTAAAATGATATGATGTAACATATCAAATATTAAGTGCTTTAGGTCTATTTATATGCCAACAAATCTGATTCAGAATACGCTCGTTGATCGTTTACCCGTGACTGTGTTGTCCGGTTTTCTAGGCGCGGGGAAAACAACTGTACTTAATCACATTCTTAATAATCAGCAAGGAAAACGAGTTGCGGTCATCGTGAATGATATGAGTGAGATCAATATCGATGCATCAATTATTGAGCAGGAAATTTCATTCAATCGTTCCGAAGAAAAACTGATTGAAATGAGTAATGGTTGTATTTGCTGTACTTTGCGCGAGGATCTACTGGTTGAAGTACGCAAACTTGCCGCCGAAGGAAAATTTGATTATCTGGTGATTGAATCTACCGGAATATCGGAGCCACTACCGATTGCAGAAACATTCACTTTTGCAGATGAGGAGGGCATCAGCTTATCAGATATTGCACGATTGGATACCATGGTAACTGTAGTTGATGCGGTCAATTTCCTTAAAGATTTTGAAGAAGCAAGAATGCTTCAGGAAACTGAGGAAAGCCTGGGAGAAGGCGATGAACGTAGCGTTGCAGATCTATTGACCGATCAAGTTGAATTTAGCGATGTCATTTTGATTAACAAGATAGATTTGATCATGCAGCAGGAGCTAACCCGGTTGCACGGTATTTTAAGCTGTCTCAATACGCAGGCAGAAATCATAGCGATTAAGAATGGTCAGGTTGATTTATCCAAGCTATTGAATACTCAAAAATTTAATTTTGAGCAAGCTCAGCAAGCACCTGGTTGGCTGAAGGAGTTACGTGGAGAACATATTCCGGAAACGGAAGAATATGGAATCAGCAGCTTTGTCTACACCGCAAGGAAACCATTTCACCCGCAGAAATTCTATGATTTTCTACACCATGAATGGCCGACAGGTAAATTACTTCGCTCGAAAGGGTATTTTTGGCTCGCGACCCGGCCAGATTGTGCAGGGCAGTGGAATCAGGCTGGTGGCATTGCAGGCTACAGCTATAGCGGTATGTTTTGGAAAGCTGTACCAAAAAAACAATGGCCTACCGATAAAGAATATTTGGCATCTATTGCAGCGAAGTGGATTGAACCATTTGGGGATAAGCGGCAGGAATTGGTTTTTATTGGCCAGAATCTTAACCAAGAAGCAGTCTGTCAATGGTTGGATGAATGTTTGTTGACCGATGCAGAACTGCTTGCTGGAAAGGAATACTGGACTACCTTGGAAGATCCTTTTCCTGCTTGGGATGATGTTTGATATGCAAACATATCTAACGAATAATTATTTATTGAACCCAGTGCCGCCTACGCAAAGTACTTCTGTTATCGGTCATGCGCCTGAAGTGCTGACGCAGATCTATGATACACAGGTCAATATGTGCATTTTGAAACGCGCTATTGCGCCTGTCGTTAGAACGTATGTGGCGTATTTACAGCAAGAACATGTTGATTTCCAGTTGACGCGGCGGGTCAGTGTTCAGAGCGTGATTGCTGTGTTAATGGGATCATTGCCTGCGCATTCAATGCGCGTTAGCTTTATCGAAGATGTTGCAATGGCAATTGATATGTTTTCCTGTCTTTTCGAGCTTGATCAAGTAGGCTTACGGTTGCTGGTGTTAAATAAAACCATGTGTCCACGTTTTCATACAGATAAAGTGCCGTGCCGTTTGGTGACGACTTATGCAGGTAAAGGCACAGAATGGCTAGACATTGATGGAATAGATCGTTCATCGTTAGAAACCAGCAAAGAATCAATTGCTGAACACGATACTATTCAACGTTTAAGTGAAGGGGATATTGCCTTGCTCAAGGGGAATGGATGGGAAGGAAGTAATGGGTTGGGTGTTATTCATCGCTCGCCATCTCTTAATGACAATGAAACACGGTTACTGCTTACTCTCGATTTTGCTTAAATTTTAGTTATTGTGTAGTGAAAACATCCATACTAAAGTGTAGATCTATTATAAACACGCAGATTACTATTTATAATTACACAGAAAATTTTCTTACACACTTACTATATACCATTGGAAGCTAAATAGAATGCCAGCTGACATTGATCAGATCATTAAGAAATCGCAAGAAGCATGCGCATCGACGGGGGCTAAATTAACCAGCAAGCGAAAGAATGTGCTTACGGCGCTATTGACCTCATCGATTCCTCTTTCTGCCTATGAAATTGTCGAAAAATATAAAAACCAGTTTAATGAGGCACTACCGGTCATGTCGGTCTATCGCATGCTGGATTTCCTGATTCAGGAAAAGTTGGTTCACAAGCTTGAAACATCCGGCCAGTACATGATTTGCGCTCATATTACCTGCGATCACCCGCATGAAATGCCACAGTTTCTGATTTGCGATCGCTGTCATACAGTGAAAGAAATTGGCATCAAAAAGCAGATTATGTCCGAGCTGGAGCGCGGTATTCAGAGTACTGGCTTCACGTTGAGCAAAAAACAATTGGAATTGCATGGATTTTGTGAGCATTGCCAAAATAAACCTAGATAATGTATTTGCTTCGCTAATAAAGGCGTGAAATGCGTTTATTGCACTTGTTATGAACTTACAGGCTAAGCTCAAACCACCCAAAATTCCGCTAACTATCTCTAATCCTCATAATTGTTTGCCTGCTGACTTTAAAATCTCGTGCGGCTTGAGAAATATTAGGGTTTTGGGCTAATTGATTTTTTATCATCTCAACTTCCGGAAAACCCCGGTCTTAAGGCCGGGGATGGATAGGGAGTCAGCTTCGCTGATACTAAAGCCTGTTTTTTCACCTATTTCTGTTACAGTGTGTTAATGGAAATTAAGCGCGCATACAAATTCAGGTTTTACCCAACTTTTGAGCAAGAAACTATTCTGGCTCAAACATTCGGGTGTGCTCGGTTTGTCTATAATCGCATGTTGCGCGTTCGTTCTGGTGCTTGGTATACCGAGAAAAAAAGAATCGGGTATCATGCTACCTCCTCTTTGTTGACCGAGTTAAAAAAAGAGCCTGAATTTGAATGGCTGAACAAAGTTTCCAGTGTTCCTGTGCAGCAATCTCTCCGCCACCTGCAAACGGCATTTGGTAATTTCTTTGCCAAACGAGCCAAATACCCGTCATTCAAAAGCAAGCATGAGAAGCAATCGGCTGAATACACGTCCAGCGCCTTCAAGTGGGACGGTAAGTCTCTGAAACTGGCGAAGATGAAAGATCCACTGAATATCAGATGGTCGCGCACCCTTCCTAAGGCAACAAAACTAACGATTGCAACAGTCTCTAAAGACTCAGCGGGTCGATACCATGTTTCTATGTTTTGCGACGACTCTGTTGCGCGAAAGCCAAGGGTTAGCGGCAAAGTCGGCATTGACTTAGGATTAACGCACTTCGCTATTCTTTCTACGGGCGAGAAGATTGCGTCTCCTAACACGCTACGAAAGAATGAAACCAGGCTTGCTAAGCTGCAACGCAAGCTATCTAAAAAGCGCAAAGGGTCGGCCAATAGACAAAAAGCCAGACTGAAAGTAGCGCGACTACATGCAGGAATTGCTGATGCTCGTAAAGACTTTCTACATAAACTCTCAACACGGCTAGTGAACGAAAACCAAGTGATAGCTGTAGAGTCTTTAGCTGTTAGCAATATGAAGAAAAATCGTTG
This genomic window from Nitrosomonas cryotolerans ATCC 49181 contains:
- a CDS encoding DUF1826 domain-containing protein, which translates into the protein MQTYLTNNYLLNPVPPTQSTSVIGHAPEVLTQIYDTQVNMCILKRAIAPVVRTYVAYLQQEHVDFQLTRRVSVQSVIAVLMGSLPAHSMRVSFIEDVAMAIDMFSCLFELDQVGLRLLVLNKTMCPRFHTDKVPCRLVTTYAGKGTEWLDIDGIDRSSLETSKESIAEHDTIQRLSEGDIALLKGNGWEGSNGLGVIHRSPSLNDNETRLLLTLDFA
- the tnpB gene encoding IS200/IS605 family element RNA-guided endonuclease TnpB, producing the protein MEIKRAYKFRFYPTFEQETILAQTFGCARFVYNRMLRVRSGAWYTEKKRIGYHATSSLLTELKKEPEFEWLNKVSSVPVQQSLRHLQTAFGNFFAKRAKYPSFKSKHEKQSAEYTSSAFKWDGKSLKLAKMKDPLNIRWSRTLPKATKLTIATVSKDSAGRYHVSMFCDDSVARKPRVSGKVGIDLGLTHFAILSTGEKIASPNTLRKNETRLAKLQRKLSKKRKGSANRQKARLKVARLHAGIADARKDFLHKLSTRLVNENQVIAVESLAVSNMKKNRCLAKSISDAGWGEFVRQLEYKSLWYGRELVGIDRWYPSSKRCSGCGHTVNKMPLNVREWTCPECGSIHDRDINAARNVLAAGLAVSALGESISPVCI
- a CDS encoding MotA/TolQ/ExbB proton channel family protein; this encodes MFSSSSIGIMHNLVGYLLTPVIWILLLLSALAIVEIGMAFSERFKAIPAWVSSGDMIGLERLAMHRIERSDFLARIAPMLGLMGTLIPLGPGLAALGSGELSILTTAMSVAFDTTVLGLLVGIIGFVLGRVRRRWYDEALRCMEAQNACGGIHG
- the zigA gene encoding zinc metallochaperone GTPase ZigA; this encodes MPTNLIQNTLVDRLPVTVLSGFLGAGKTTVLNHILNNQQGKRVAVIVNDMSEINIDASIIEQEISFNRSEEKLIEMSNGCICCTLREDLLVEVRKLAAEGKFDYLVIESTGISEPLPIAETFTFADEEGISLSDIARLDTMVTVVDAVNFLKDFEEARMLQETEESLGEGDERSVADLLTDQVEFSDVILINKIDLIMQQELTRLHGILSCLNTQAEIIAIKNGQVDLSKLLNTQKFNFEQAQQAPGWLKELRGEHIPETEEYGISSFVYTARKPFHPQKFYDFLHHEWPTGKLLRSKGYFWLATRPDCAGQWNQAGGIAGYSYSGMFWKAVPKKQWPTDKEYLASIAAKWIEPFGDKRQELVFIGQNLNQEAVCQWLDECLLTDAELLAGKEYWTTLEDPFPAWDDV
- a CDS encoding Fur family transcriptional regulator, yielding MPADIDQIIKKSQEACASTGAKLTSKRKNVLTALLTSSIPLSAYEIVEKYKNQFNEALPVMSVYRMLDFLIQEKLVHKLETSGQYMICAHITCDHPHEMPQFLICDRCHTVKEIGIKKQIMSELERGIQSTGFTLSKKQLELHGFCEHCQNKPR
- a CDS encoding cobaltochelatase subunit CobN, whose translation is MTKRLLCALFFLIVVVPVHAATIVAIVSPQNAPDVVSGAHTFLQQNSNITIQVRTTEQWLDLDPGEQRQLLQSAELVFAGGVFGNVATLLSSSLQQNMVDNFVAVHSDRQLVTASQIRGKQLLVSADIEALMQNPDPDQDADKWLESRLEKFPQQHDWLLSRLFWLGRSSANMQGLFAHLNHLQNNSETKGRPHLVAPIRAYYRDAFYRLDQFDFSQKSSWVVLLDYEMGDRPGEKKLLDELCGLLEQASTGCMSVLAGWGTASVLAMQTLVDQSSRIRALISLQNFVVGGGEGRERVTEQFEALNVPVIKAIRLSSNTETDWLLSEEGLSWDSVHYRVAMPELQGVTQPMVVAALGDASIDRLTGAKLALSQTIPSQVKLLGQRVNRWLTLQTKANKDKKLAIVYYNHPPGRHNIGADNLNVPESLFEILTALQAEGYDTGTLPASSDELLDLLQLNGVNLPEDGKALADMATRVQVVNKQQYQQWFATLPITLQQEMVHGPLGYLHSTLQRAVQLEDKTISQRLMARVIKNLYHALDGVDHPARERVLKLLDQLDAVYANDDVNHIDWHHAAELVDAITTQGVEGIRGWGDAPGYVMVHDGKIVLPGIQFGNIFVGPQPPRGWEINEELLHANLSFPPPHQYMAFYQWLNQAFGADAVIHLGRHSTYEFLPRHRVGMSEEDYPSAILGDLPSIYPYIVDGVGEGIQAKRRGLAVIIDHLTPPLESTELYDSLLALRQLVESYEAAPFNAEAIRQRAISDIKRVIDELNLKEELIANMSDELDVRGITEFDQIDDELLVHEVGHYLTILQEDFMPLGLHVFGRDWSSDAVATMLRSMSQNKPAGSDWAQLLRASPKAEIQALLAALGGQYVLAGQGNDPIRTPEALPTGRNFYALDGSLIPSQLGYQIGVELAAKARAATVISTYQAEDAEADAIVLWASDVVRDEGAMIAFGFDMLGVRPIWNSRGIFKGLERLDLTNLIDTGPQGKKTPRLRRDTLFTTSGLFRDLYGAQLVWLERAVLMALDASSDLIREQYPALTYALNSALAPLDHIAQPGREPLVINRVAARWIADARAALNAGIKPAQAGREATYRVFGAPPGSYGAGVNRMVERSGSWQDRGQIAKTYIDRMGHAYGIDLHGDATQDLFRQRLDTVANTYLGRASNLYGLLDNNDSFDYLGGLSLAVETVTGQVPNNFILSHTDSHNLKIEPLQTALLTELRGRFFNPQWLKPLIDEGYAGARTMGSEFLEYLWGWQVTNPGVVKSWVWDEVKQVYIDDKLNLGLDQFLQQGHNVHVKTNMLALMLVAAQKDFWDADQQTLEQIAEQFVALVLAHGLPGSGHTTQDHPIYQWLQGYTATDQYTQLQALLQATKVTPEVVDTPIMITEITVEGDTTETPADSQSEHDAEQDTASPDHILLYALSVMLILLLMIGWLRGARLPAANITSKRD
- a CDS encoding DUF2149 domain-containing protein, which encodes MARRWQHDRFNSGDEEPLGPMANLLDLMLVFACGLIATLIAMSSQLEEHFQTSQKTAGQSNTQVIKTGSELPKLPTEAQGGTDGLESVGQVYRDLKTGKLILIGK